DNA sequence from the Mycobacteriales bacterium genome:
TCGGTACGGCGTTGACGGACCTCGCGGTCGAGCACCTGCGCGCCGCCGGAGTCACCTTGGCCGTCGTCGGAACAGGCGGCGACCCGGGACACGCACCGGCGCGGCGTACGTATGAGAAGGCCGGCTTCGTCGGCCTGCCGCTGGTCCGGTACTACAAGAAGCTTTAGCGGGCGACGGCGGCGCTGCGCTCGGCCGCCCGGCGCAGCATGCCGGCGCAGACCGCGCCGAGGTCGTGACCGGTTGCGGCGACGGCCATCGGCAGCAGGCTCGTCTCGGTCATCCCGGGCGCGACATTGACCTCGAGGAACTCGACCTGGCCGTCGGCGGTGATGATCGCGTCGACCCGGGACAGATCCCGCAGCCCGAGCGTGCGATGAGCGGTGACGGCGACGTCGGCGACCCGCTGGGCGACGTCGGCGCCGAGTCGCGCGGGTGTGTGATAGGTCGTCATGCCGGACGTGTAGCGCGCGGCGTAGTCGAAGACGCCGGTCGACGGCACGATCTCGACCGCCGGCAGCGCCTGCGGTCCCGAACCGTCGTCGATGACCGAGACCGCGACCTCGGTGCCGTCGACGTAGGGCTCGACGAGGACCGTGCCGCCGTAGGCGAAGCAGCCCACCATCGCGGCCGGCAGATCCTCCACCTCCGACACCCGGATCGCGCCGAGCGCCGACCCGCCCTGCGCCGGCTTGAGCATGACCGGCATCCCGAACCGCGCCACGAGGCGATCGAGGACCTCGGCGGCGCCGAGCTCGCGGAACGTCGCGTGCGGCAGCGCCACCCAGTCAGGCGTGCTCAACCCGGCGGAGCGGACGACGGCCTTCGCGCTCGGCTTGTCCCAGGCGGTGCGACAGGCGGCCGCGCCGGTGCCGACGTAAGGCGTCCCGATCAGGTCGAGCACGCTGCGCAGCGCGCCGTCCTCACCGCCGCTGCCGTGCAACGCGATGAAGACCGCGGCCGGTGCGTCGGCGGACAACCGGTCGAGCAGTCCCGCGTCGGCGTCGAGCACCACCGCGTCGACACCCGCCGAGCGCAGCGCGTCGGCGACCCGGTGTCCGGACGACAGCGACACCTCACGTTCGTAGGTCAACCCGCCGGCCAGGACGACGGCCTGCTGGTCGCGGCCGGTCATGTCACATCCGGCCCCGGCGAATCACCGAGGTGCCCGGGTATGCGTGGCCGCCGGCCGGGCTTGGTGAAGAACGTGTGGCGCAGGTCGATCTCCTCCTCGACGACGCCGGCGAGGCGGCGTACGCCTTCGCGGATGCGATCCGGTTCGGGGAAACAGTAGGACAGCCGCATGTCCGCGCGGCCGTCGCCATCGGCGTAGAAACCGACGCCCGGCACGTAGGCGACCCGCCCGT
Encoded proteins:
- a CDS encoding D-alanine--D-alanine ligase, which encodes MTGRDQQAVVLAGGLTYEREVSLSSGHRVADALRSAGVDAVVLDADAGLLDRLSADAPAAVFIALHGSGGEDGALRSVLDLIGTPYVGTGAAACRTAWDKPSAKAVVRSAGLSTPDWVALPHATFRELGAAEVLDRLVARFGMPVMLKPAQGGSALGAIRVSEVEDLPAAMVGCFAYGGTVLVEPYVDGTEVAVSVIDDGSGPQALPAVEIVPSTGVFDYAARYTSGMTTYHTPARLGADVAQRVADVAVTAHRTLGLRDLSRVDAIITADGQVEFLEVNVAPGMTETSLLPMAVAATGHDLGAVCAGMLRRAAERSAAVAR